A region of the Pseudomonas sp. A34-9 genome:
CCAGCATCAGCAAGGCGTTGATGCCGTTGGCCAGTTTCAAACCGATGATGTTGATCGCACTGGTGATGCCGATGAACGCCAGCACCCAGATCCATTGCGGGATCGACGGAAACGCCGACGCCAGATACGCCGCGCCGATCAGCCAGATCGCCATCGGCAGAAACAGGTAATCGAGCAAAACGGCCCAACCGGCGATGAAGCCGAGTTTCGGGCTGATCGCCTTGCGCACGTAGCTGTAAGCGGAACCGGCGACGGGGAACGCGGCGGCCATGCGGCCGTAGCTCATGGCGGTGAAAAACATCGCCACCAGCGCCGCCAGATACGCGGCGGGGACCATGCCGGCGGTGGACTGGGCGAGGATGCCGAAGGTGCCGAGGACGATGATCGGCGTCATGTAGGCGATGCCGAACAGCACCACCGACCCTAATGAAAGGGTGCGTTGCAAACGAGCCATGGGCGACTTACTCCGAATATTATTGGATTTATGGCAGAGCCGGGTTCGGCGAATGTTTTCGGGTGTGGATTTGTTGTTCTGGTGTTGTTTGAATTTTTTATTCGACTGGAAATCTTTTCCCCCTCACCCCAGCCCTCTCCCCCAAGGGGGCGAGGGGGAAAGGGAGCCGATCTCCATGGTTTTCAAATCCTCAGTTCGACTTGAACCCGCAGATTCAATCCTCAGTTCGACTTGAACTTGCAGTTTCAAATCCTGAGTTCGGCCCGGTATTTCAGGTCGGCGTACCTCGAACAATCAACTCGGTCGGTCCCCTCTCCCTTTGGGAGAGGGCTAGGGTGAGGGCAGCGGTCAACGGCGTGGAATCAACAATTCACGAACACCATCGCCGTGCTCCACCACCTCCCCCGGCAACTTCAAGCGCTGATCATCCAGATAGCGGTAATCCTTGCGTGCAGTCTCCAGTCGAGCGAAATCCAGCTCAACGCTGAACGTCCCTTCCTCGCGCCCGGCCTCGAACAGCAGCGAGCCCAGCGGATCGACCAGTGCACTGCCACCGGCAAACATCAAGCCGTCGTCACCCGCCTCCACGCGGTTGACCATCAGCGCAAACGCCTGATTCTCCTGGGCACGGGCCATGATCGCGGTGCGGTGAGTCGGCGCGTACGGGTCCATGTTGCCGTTGGTCACGATCAACAGTTCGGCACCCAGTTGCGCCAAGGCCCGGGCCGACTCCGGAAACTCGATGTCGTAGCAAATCAACAGGCCAACGCGCACGCCGTTCCACTCGCACGTGGCGTAGCGGTCGCCGGCCTCGAACACGCCGCGATCCGACGCCCACAGATGGGTCTTGCGGTATTTCAGGGCAATGCCTTCCGGGGTGATCAACAACGTGGTGTTGTAGAAGCGACCGTTGTCGTTCTCGGCCATGCCGATCACCACGGCGATGCGGCGTTCGCGCGCGGCGGCCAGCACGGCGCTGACCGTCGGGCCGTCGAGCGATTCGGCGGTTTTCGCCACGGTTTCGGCCGTCGGGAAGCCCATCAGGTGGGTTTCCGGGAACACGATCAATTGCGTGTCGGCCGCGCATGCGGCAATCGCGGCAAGTGCGCGTTCGAGGTTGTAGGCCGTGGCATTGTCACGGCCCGCCAATTGGGCAAGTTCGACTTTCATGGGCGTTCCTTGTTATGAGCGTCGGGCGCTGAAAGATTGCCCGGTGGCTG
Encoded here:
- a CDS encoding carbon-nitrogen hydrolase family protein, with amino-acid sequence MKVELAQLAGRDNATAYNLERALAAIAACAADTQLIVFPETHLMGFPTAETVAKTAESLDGPTVSAVLAAARERRIAVVIGMAENDNGRFYNTTLLITPEGIALKYRKTHLWASDRGVFEAGDRYATCEWNGVRVGLLICYDIEFPESARALAQLGAELLIVTNGNMDPYAPTHRTAIMARAQENQAFALMVNRVEAGDDGLMFAGGSALVDPLGSLLFEAGREEGTFSVELDFARLETARKDYRYLDDQRLKLPGEVVEHGDGVRELLIPRR